In Anabrus simplex isolate iqAnaSimp1 chromosome 4, ASM4041472v1, whole genome shotgun sequence, a single genomic region encodes these proteins:
- the LOC137500558 gene encoding uncharacterized protein: MIPLEFEEDTNEFDSNDTFPEVKVVLDWEGDYSHARDLPRGEEALEVACEDISNDKTSSVEKSAPSPSSIGKETPPPVERERRFKRKRQLLNESEDYKLSIKKIAEERSAVLTKLQEEEHLLKMRNLQQENEVRMKEHQMQMKNLEEEREQKQKEHSLKTEILL; the protein is encoded by the exons ATGATACCTCTGGAATTTGAAGAGGATACAAATGAATTTGATAGCAATGACACTTTTCCTGAG GTCAAGGTAGTATTGGACTGGGAGGGAGATTATTCCCATGCTCGTGATCTCCCCAGGGGCGAAGAGGCACTGGAGGTTGCTTGTGAAGACATAAGTAATGACAAGACAAGCAGCGTAGAGAAAAGCGCCCCCTCACCCTCCTCCATTGGAAAAGAAACGCCTCCGCCTGTGGAACGTGAGAGAAGATTCAAGAGAAAGAGGCAGCTACTAAAT GAAAGTGAAGATTACAAGCTGTCCATTAAAAAGATAGCAGAGGAAAGATCAGCTGTTCTCACAAAGCTACAGGAAGAAGAGCACTTGTTGAAAATGAGAAATTTGCAGCAGGAGAATGAAGTAAGGATGAAGGAGCACCAAATGCAAATGAAGAATTTGGAGGAAGAAAGAGAGCAGAAACAAAAAGAACATTCTCTAAAAACGGAAATTCTCCTTTAA